One candidate division KSB1 bacterium genomic window, AGATTAGCCATATTCTGGTTCAGGTAGAAGCAAGTCCTGCCGCAGTAAAAGCTGCTGAAGAGAAAACCGAGGGAATTTTGCAAAGGTTAAAAAAGGGAGAGGCGTTTGCCAAGTTAGCCCAGGAATTTTCAGAAGATCCCGGGTCCGCAACCAGGGGTGGCGACCTGGGGATGATGAAGCGCGGAGATTTAGTCCCGGAGTTTGAAGAGGTGGCCTTCGGCTTAGAGCCCGGTGAGATTTCCGAAATCGTACGATCTCGCTTTGGTCTGCACATCATTCAACTCATCACGAAAGGCGGCGAGAAAATAAATCCGCGGCATATTTTGATTCGCCTGGATACTTCGGCAGAGGATGAAAAAAGAACCGTGGAAAACATCGAGGATTTAAGAGCCAAAATTCTGACCGGGGAACTTACCTTTGCTGATGCGGCTAAGGAGTACTCAAAAGATGAAACAACCGCTTCGAAAGGCGGCGATCTGGGTTGGTTTGATGTCGACCAATTCCAGGTTCCGGCATTTAAGGACGCCATTTTAGGCTTAAAACCGGGAGACCTCTCACAGCCCAAAAAGACCCAGTTTGGTTATCACTTGATTAAGCTTGAAGACAGAAAACCCACCAGGAAACTGAACATCTCAGAAGATTGGGAACAGTTGGAGCTCTGGGCGCTAAACTTGAAGCGCAAAAAAGAATTTGAAAAGTTTGTGGAAGAGTACAAGAAAGACGTTTATATTGAGAGAAAGCTTTAAACTGCTGTGAAGGAACAGCAATGATCATTCTCGAAATCTTCGGACACATTCTTTTTTGGATTGTCATGCTTGTGGGTATTGCTGTCATACCTTTTGGCATTCCGGGAACATTTGTAATTGTCGCCAACGCTCTTGTTTTTGCCTGGCTGACTGATTTTTCAGAAGTGACCTGGAAGTTTTTAGGACTTCTGCTGCTGATCGCCGTCGCGGTCGAGGTTCTGGAATTTTTCATTGGCGCCGCCACCGCCGGAAAATACGGCGCTTCAAAATTGGGCATGCTTGGCGCAATTGTCGGTGGATTCTTAGGCGCCATCTGGGGTACAGGGATTGCTCCCCTTTTAGGAACGCTTTTAGGCGCATTTGCCGGTGCATTCGCGGGCGCGACATTGTTTGAATACATTAACACAAAAGATTTCGAGAAATCTTTGCGAGTAGGATTTGGCGCGTTTCTTGGAACGGTCGGCGGCAAACTCACGAAAATAGCCGTGGCCGTGGCCATGGTGGTGATGGTTGGGTTTCAGGTTTTTTAGAAAGTGTTTAAGTGTTAGGGTGTTCGAGTGTTAACGTGTCCAATAAATAGGGGAAGATTAGTTTATGAGAACTATGTGAATTGAAACAGTTTCGATGCCCGGTAAGGAGCAAATATTGAGAACGTCTGGTTTTATTTTGGCTATTGTCCTGACCGCGCTGAACCTGCAAGCCCAGCAGGTAGGCGATCCGGATTTTGATCCGACACTTCAATCACCGGTATATGAAAAAGGCACCGGCCCAGCTCTATTTATCGACGAAGCACGCAACAATTTTCACACCTTGAATGGACGTTACAAATCATTTGCAAAACTGCTGCAAAAAGACGGCTACAATTTAAAAGTTTTTGCAGAGGAGTTTTCAGAGACCGGCTTGGAAAATGCCAAAATTCTGGTCATTGCAAATGCGCTTCACGAAAGTAATATTGAGGACTGGATCCTGCCTAACCCTTCTGCCTTCACAAGGGATGAAATTGCCGCGGTAGCCGATTGGGTCAAAGAAGGCGGGTCTTTATTTTTAATCGCGGATCATATGCCCTGTCCTGGAGCTGCAGCCGATTTGGCGGCTGCTTTCGGATTTGAGTTTAATAATGGCTTTGCCTTTGATACCACCCGGCAGGCAAACGACTTCTTCACTCGTGAAAACAAGACCCTTAAATCTAATAGCATTACAAATGGCAGAAACGAGGCCGAGAAAATAGACTCGGTCGTATCCTTTACCGGCCAGGCCTTCAAAATTCCGGAGGCAGCTGAACCCTTGCTGGTCCTTAATTCAAATTTCATTTCAAGCATGCCGGATACGGCCTGGGTCTTTCGGGAAGATACGCCGAGAATTCCTGTTGGTGGTTGGTCACAGGGTGCGTTTATGAAATTTGGCAAAGGCCGTTTAGCGGTATTTGGCGAAGCCGCCATGTTCACAGCCCAGGTTTCTGGAAAAAGCAAAAGGAAAATGGGCATGAATC contains:
- a CDS encoding peptidylprolyl isomerase; translated protein: VLLVKAKEDSIVVTDRQIDGTLDEQINRMIQQLGSQERLEEYFGGISLRQIRRDFRGEIEERLLVDNLKQRKDFEVKISRREIEGFYRAFKDSLPEVNESVKISHILVQVEASPAAVKAAEEKTEGILQRLKKGEAFAKLAQEFSEDPGSATRGGDLGMMKRGDLVPEFEEVAFGLEPGEISEIVRSRFGLHIIQLITKGGEKINPRHILIRLDTSAEDEKRTVENIEDLRAKILTGELTFADAAKEYSKDETTASKGGDLGWFDVDQFQVPAFKDAILGLKPGDLSQPKKTQFGYHLIKLEDRKPTRKLNISEDWEQLELWALNLKRKKEFEKFVEEYKKDVYIERKL
- a CDS encoding DUF456 domain-containing protein — its product is MIILEIFGHILFWIVMLVGIAVIPFGIPGTFVIVANALVFAWLTDFSEVTWKFLGLLLLIAVAVEVLEFFIGAATAGKYGASKLGMLGAIVGGFLGAIWGTGIAPLLGTLLGAFAGAFAGATLFEYINTKDFEKSLRVGFGAFLGTVGGKLTKIAVAVAMVVMVGFQVF
- a CDS encoding DUF4350 domain-containing protein, producing the protein MRTSGFILAIVLTALNLQAQQVGDPDFDPTLQSPVYEKGTGPALFIDEARNNFHTLNGRYKSFAKLLQKDGYNLKVFAEEFSETGLENAKILVIANALHESNIEDWILPNPSAFTRDEIAAVADWVKEGGSLFLIADHMPCPGAAADLAAAFGFEFNNGFAFDTTRQANDFFTRENKTLKSNSITNGRNEAEKIDSVVSFTGQAFKIPEAAEPLLVLNSNFISSMPDTAWVFREDTPRIPVGGWSQGAFMKFGKGRLAVFGEAAMFTAQVSGKSKRKMGMNHPAAKQNAQFFLNVIHWLDGLIE